In Anoplopoma fimbria isolate UVic2021 breed Golden Eagle Sablefish chromosome 22, Afim_UVic_2022, whole genome shotgun sequence, a genomic segment contains:
- the LOC129111840 gene encoding adrenodoxin-like has translation MAFVTALRRLAHGGLRGSSWRTTAVTPGAWLAGQRSFSTGTQALRSDNKVTINFINRDGEKITVKGSPGDSLLDIVINEDLDFDGFGACEGTLACSTCHLIFDEDVYKSLGPVTDEEMDMLDLAYGLTDTSRLGCQICLTKSLEGVVARVPESVADIRQSKDGSS, from the exons ATGGCTTTTGTGACGGCGCTGCGGAGACTGGCCCACGGGGGGTTACGGGGGTCTTCCTGGAGGACGACGGCGGTGACTCCTGGAGCCTGGCTGGCCGGGCAGAGGAGCTTCAGCACCGGGACGCAGGCTCTGAG GTCGGACAACAAGGTGACGATCAACTTCATCAACAGAGACGGGGAGAAGATCACAGTGAAGGGGTCGCCTGGAGACTCGCTGCTAGATATCGTCATCAATGAAGACCTGGACTTTGATGGCTTTG GGGCGTGCGAGGGAACCCTGGCGTGCTCCACCTGTCATCTAATCTTCGACGAGGACGTCTACAAGAGTCTGGGGCCGGTCACGGACGAGGAGATGGACATGCTAGACTTGGCCTATGGCTTGACTGACAC ATCTCGCCTGGGCTGCCAGATCTGTCTGACCAAGTCTCTGGAGGGCGTCGTGGCCAGGGTTCCAGAGAGCGTCGCGGACATCCGACAGAGCAAAGACGGATCCTCTTAA
- the wu:fa56d06 gene encoding uncharacterized protein wu:fa56d06, whose protein sequence is MGRLLFQSVHLCCLRMFRFALLFLTLSGLQAAPLAAPRRLQKTPSTFQLHDGSDTREPVPAGFRQGTEPSRRFLVDLNTGLVKEHGRAAFNRPPVGKGFGEMERRHRLTDEVPVDVPAQKNGGGWVRVEEPSAPHLPEGFRQGTEPVRSIPEGFRQGTEPVRSIPEGFRQGTEPIMHIPEGFRQGTEPIMHIPEGFRQGEPNP, encoded by the exons ATGGGACGCCTTTTGTTTCAAAGTGTTCATCTTTGCTGCCTCAG GATGTTCAGGTTCGCGCTGCTGTTCCTGACGCTGTCAG GCCTCCAAGCCGCCCCACTTGCGGCCCCTAGGCGCTTGCAGAAGACACCTTCAACCTTCCAGCTCCATGATGGCTCTGACACCCGTGAACCAGTTCCTGCCGGCTTCCGGCAAGGTACCGAGCCCTCCAGGAGGTTCCTCGTTGACCTCAACACTGGCCTAGTGAAGGAACACGGGAGAGCGG CTTTCAACCGTCCTCCTGTGGGAAAGGGAtttggagagatggagagaagacACAGGCTGACAGATGAGG TCCCTGTTGATGTTCCAGCCCAGAAGAACGGTGGTGGTTGGGTCCGGGTAGAGGAAccctctgctcctcatctccCAGAGGGTTTCAGACAGGGAACCGAACCCGTGAGGTCCATCCCAGAGGGTTTCAGACAGGGAACAGAACCCGTGAGGTCCATCCCAGAGGGTTTCAGACAGGGAACCGAGCCCATTATGCATATCCCAGAGGGTTTCAGACAGGGAACCGAGCCCATTATGCATATCCCAGAAGGTTTCAGACAGGG GGAACCGAACCCGTGA
- the LOC129111919 gene encoding lectin-like, whose amino-acid sequence MHIPEGFRQGTEPMRSVPEGFRQGTEPIMHIPEGFRQGTEPVRSIPEGFRQGTEPSNLQRKTVACEGEVIDGNCYEFNPTLLAFQDAQALCRALAPNAELASVTTGDLHSRLVSLVTKGGGSNPVLTWLGGTVKNQQASWVDGSEWRYSDWMPGQPNIQTDKPVCVEMFKMDESWWTAADCELKRASICSYQITA is encoded by the exons ATGCATATCCCAGAGGGTTTCAGACAGGGAACCGAACCCATGAGGTCCGTCCCAGAGGGCTTCAGACAGGGAACCGAGCCCATTATGCATATCCCAGAGGGTTTCAGACAGGGAACCGAACCCGTGAGGTCCATCCCAGAGGGCTTCAGACAGGGAACCGAACCCTCCAACCTCCAGAGAAAGACGGTGGCGTGTGAGGGGGAGGTCATCGATGGAAACTGCTACGAGTTCAACCCTACGCTGCTGGCCTTCCAAGACGCACAG GCCTTATGCAGAGCTCTCGCCCCAAATGCCGAGCTTGCATCCGTAACCACTGGCGATCTGCATTCCCGCCTCGTCTCCCTGGTGACCAAGGGTGGCGGGAGTAACCCTGTGTTGACCTGGCTGGGGGGCACGGTCAAG AACCAGCAGGCGTCATGGGTAGACGGGTCTGAGTGGAGATACAGCGACTGGATGCCGGGTCAACCCAACATTCAGACCGATAAACCCGTCTGTGTGGAGATGTTCAAGATGG ATGAGAGCTGGTGGACGGCCGCCGACTGTGAACTGAAGAGAGCGTCCATCTGCTCGTACCAGATCACTGCATGA